The following is a genomic window from uncultured Draconibacterium sp..
TTTAAAAGGTGACCCTTTTGAAACAATTAATTTGTAGTGTTTTATAGCACATTATATACTTCCCGTGTTAATTTTTTGGTTTTTAGCGAATAAGCATCATGCTTCTAGTAGTGTGTTAAAACCTCTGCTTTTATTTTTAGTTCTTATTGTTTAACTTAGAGCCTGAGAAATAATGTACCCCTTGTCTTTAACCCAGGCAAGACTAAAAATGAAACAAGCATGTAAAATATTACACCAGGATGATGACTAAAATACATGCGGATTACATATCATACCTTTAAAAACAAACAATCTTATAATATGAAAATTCCTTATAATATATTTATCTTTTTATGGTGTATCATTGGCATTGGCATTTTAGGCTTTAGCTTTATAACAGACATCTATAAAGGTCAGATTAGTTTTAACCGTGAAACATTTACACAATTTCTATGGTTTCTCGTTCTTATATTGTATAGTTTCAATTATATAAAAAATTTAAGGGTAAAAAAGAATGATTAATGCCTCCTTACAGACTTGTCTGACCATAGTCTCTCGCTGATAGTTATCTAAAACAAAGAATATGCATATTGTTTTTATTAAGATGTTTTAAATGCTCATTGGTATTCCCGGGAAAATTTAGCTTGTTTTTATTTCGAGGAAGAACCCGCTGCCATGAATATTCTTTATCTCAATGTTCGGATCGCCCTTCAGATATTTGCGCAGCTTGGTAATAAAAACGTCCATGCTGCGGGCAGTAAAATAACCGTCTTCGCCCCAGATTTTGCGGAGTGCCGTTTCGCGCGAAAGCAGTTCGTTTTTGTTTTGACAGAGTAGTTTTAGCAAATCGGCTTCTTTTGGCGATAACTTTTGTTTATCTCCATCGCGAACAATAACGCGTAACTTTGAATCGAACTCATACGAACCTATGGAAAAAAGAAATTCATCAATGACTGGTTGCGTTAACTGCCGCTTTATAATCGCCTGAATTTTACACAACAACACTTCCGTGTCGAAAGGTTTGGTAATGTAATCGTCAGCCCCCACGTTGTAACCTTTCAGAATATCCTCTTTTAAGGTTTTTGCCGTTAGGAAAACCATCGGAATTTCCTTATCAAGTTTACGTATTTCGGTGCCAATGGTAAACCCATCGATATGGGGCAACATCACATCCAGGATACAGATTTGAAAAGACCCGGCTTTAAATTTATCCACTGCATATTTTCCGTCGTCAACCCAGATAACTTCATAGTCGTTCAGCTCGAGGTACGACTTTAATACCGCCCCAAAACTCAGGTCGTCTTCTACCAGAAATATGTGTTGTTTCTTTGTCATTCCTTCTTTTTGTCATTTCGAGCGCAGTGAGAAAACTGTAACAGATTTCTCAGTCGTACCTTCTTCGAAATGACAGCTTTTTTGTTATTCCCTCACAAAAGGTAAAAATACATCAAATTTGCTTCCCTTGCCGGGTTCGCTGCTCACGGAAATATTTCCGCGATTCGCTTCCAGCACAGCTTTAACATAACTCAATCCCAACCCAAAACCTTTAACATTGTGAATATTACCACTGGTTTGACGGTAAAAACGTTCAAATATTTTTGCCTGAACAGCTTTGCTCATACCAATTCCTTTATCGCTTACCGAAATCACCACACCTTTTTGCTGATTAATAGTTGATACAACAATCTCGGGAGTATTGTCGGAATATTTATTGGCGTTGTCGATCAGGTTGTAAACCACATTTGTACAGTGAATCCGGTCGGTAGTCACCATTGAATTAATGGCTTTCAAATTCAGTTCAATCTTGCCGCCACGTTTTTCAACCTGCAATTTTATCCCTTGAACGGCATCGCTGATCAAATCGTGCACATCAATGGTTTCCCAGTTAAATTCAAAGTCTTTTTTATCC
Proteins encoded in this region:
- a CDS encoding response regulator transcription factor, with the protein product MTKKQHIFLVEDDLSFGAVLKSYLELNDYEVIWVDDGKYAVDKFKAGSFQICILDVMLPHIDGFTIGTEIRKLDKEIPMVFLTAKTLKEDILKGYNVGADDYITKPFDTEVLLCKIQAIIKRQLTQPVIDEFLFSIGSYEFDSKLRVIVRDGDKQKLSPKEADLLKLLCQNKNELLSRETALRKIWGEDGYFTARSMDVFITKLRKYLKGDPNIEIKNIHGSGFFLEIKTS